A genome region from Fervidobacterium changbaicum includes the following:
- the galE gene encoding UDP-glucose 4-epimerase GalE, with amino-acid sequence MAILVAGGAGYIGSHVCKMLKERGYEVIILDNLSHGYRSFAKYGEFILGDIADATLLDLIFTHYKVDAVMHFCAYIEVGESVKDPNKYYINNVSNTITLLNAMLKHNIKYFVFSSTAAVYGMPERIPIKEDDPKAPINPYGRSKYMVEQILEDYDSAYALKSIRFRYFNAAGADESLEIGEAHEPETHLIPLILDAACKVRESVKIFGTDYKTKDGTCIRDFVHVNDLADAHIKGLEYLMSENKTDYFNLGSGSGYSVREVIEKAKEITKVDFRVEETGRRPGDPAYLIADNEKARKILNWEPKYDLDGIIATAWNWHRKLRKEFCNE; translated from the coding sequence ATGGCTATCTTAGTTGCTGGTGGGGCAGGATACATCGGTTCGCACGTTTGCAAGATGCTGAAAGAAAGAGGATATGAAGTAATTATCTTGGACAACCTTTCTCACGGATACCGAAGCTTTGCAAAGTACGGAGAGTTCATCTTAGGTGATATCGCAGATGCAACCTTGCTCGACTTGATATTCACACACTACAAAGTCGATGCAGTAATGCATTTTTGTGCGTACATAGAAGTTGGGGAGTCTGTGAAAGATCCGAATAAATACTACATAAACAACGTCTCAAACACAATCACCTTGCTCAACGCCATGCTGAAGCACAACATAAAATACTTTGTCTTCTCATCGACCGCTGCGGTGTACGGCATGCCAGAGCGAATACCGATAAAAGAAGACGACCCAAAAGCGCCGATTAATCCATATGGAAGAAGCAAATACATGGTCGAACAAATCTTAGAGGATTACGATAGTGCTTACGCTTTGAAAAGCATACGCTTTAGATACTTTAACGCCGCAGGAGCTGACGAATCGCTCGAAATTGGCGAAGCACACGAGCCAGAAACACACCTCATTCCTTTGATCCTCGACGCAGCTTGCAAAGTTAGAGAAAGCGTAAAAATATTCGGTACAGACTACAAAACCAAAGACGGCACCTGCATCAGAGATTTTGTGCACGTTAACGACTTAGCGGATGCACATATAAAAGGTCTCGAATATCTAATGAGCGAAAACAAAACCGACTATTTCAACCTTGGTAGTGGTTCAGGATATTCGGTGAGAGAAGTTATCGAAAAAGCCAAAGAAATCACGAAGGTTGATTTCAGAGTCGAAGAAACCGGTAGAAGACCAGGGGACCCAGCTTACTTGATAGCCGATAATGAAAAGGCAAGAAAGATACTGAACTGGGAGCCAAAGTACGACCTTGATGGGATAATAGCCACTGCTTGGAATTGGCACAGAAAGTTGAGGAAGGAATTCTGCAATGAATAA
- a CDS encoding DUF438 domain-containing protein produces the protein MAEIFNKREYLKNLIRRADRNPQEVERLKSEIKSVIKELKPVEIAIVENELSREDGITVERIREICDIHLELMEEFLNEEPPVEPWHPVFISMKEHEKILGMLKRLKDLVESAVNSPSFETFVSISSVVNEMKGIELHFQKQEYGIFPYVEKYGVEQPPKVMWSEHDTMRSMIKQITEIVENRDVEALKTVGLKLATDLLEMFMLHVHKENHILFPTALNLVSEEEFKQIRKTFDEIGYCCYFPEPFKSERQKEQTNKVEENSSAQPISESSTGSTQIEKLLNAYRELKSLLVQMSVIDESAEKQKIKLPSGEFEIEELQYMLNTLPVDITFVDRNDQVKYFSEGKERIFLRTRDIIGRKVQNCHPPKSVHIVEKILRDFKSGKRDHADFWIKLGDKYVLIRYFAVRNEKGEYLGTLEVTQDIAPIQQITGEKRIYDEE, from the coding sequence ATGGCGGAAATTTTCAACAAGAGGGAATACTTGAAGAACCTCATCAGGCGAGCGGACCGAAATCCACAAGAAGTTGAGAGACTGAAAAGCGAGATTAAATCAGTTATAAAAGAACTAAAACCTGTAGAAATCGCTATCGTTGAAAATGAACTCTCAAGAGAAGACGGGATCACTGTCGAAAGAATTAGGGAGATCTGCGACATCCACCTTGAGCTAATGGAAGAGTTTCTGAACGAAGAACCTCCCGTCGAACCATGGCATCCTGTATTCATCTCAATGAAGGAACACGAGAAAATTCTTGGTATGCTAAAGCGACTGAAAGATCTTGTTGAATCGGCGGTGAATTCTCCTTCGTTTGAAACGTTCGTAAGTATTTCAAGTGTCGTTAATGAGATGAAAGGTATCGAGCTTCACTTCCAAAAGCAAGAATACGGTATATTTCCATACGTAGAAAAATACGGTGTCGAACAACCACCAAAAGTTATGTGGTCTGAGCACGATACAATGCGCTCCATGATTAAGCAAATCACGGAAATCGTCGAAAATCGCGATGTTGAAGCTCTGAAGACGGTTGGTTTAAAGCTCGCAACAGATTTGCTTGAAATGTTTATGTTGCATGTTCATAAGGAAAATCACATACTTTTCCCAACCGCTCTTAATCTTGTTAGTGAAGAAGAATTCAAACAAATCCGAAAAACATTCGATGAAATCGGATATTGCTGCTACTTTCCTGAACCATTCAAAAGTGAGAGACAAAAAGAGCAAACTAATAAAGTTGAAGAAAACTCTTCGGCCCAACCAATCTCGGAAAGTTCCACTGGTTCAACGCAAATTGAAAAGTTGCTGAACGCTTATAGGGAATTGAAAAGTTTGCTCGTTCAAATGAGTGTTATCGATGAAAGTGCGGAAAAGCAAAAGATAAAGCTTCCCTCTGGCGAGTTTGAGATTGAAGAATTACAATACATGCTCAACACTTTGCCTGTCGATATTACTTTTGTTGATAGGAACGATCAGGTGAAATATTTCAGTGAAGGAAAAGAGAGGATATTCTTGAGAACACGTGATATAATCGGTAGAAAAGTTCAAAACTGTCATCCTCCAAAAAGCGTGCACATCGTGGAAAAGATATTGCGGGACTTCAAATCAGGCAAACGTGATCACGCCGATTTTTGGATAAAACTCGGTGACAAGTACGTTTTGATAAGGTACTTTGCTGTTAGAAACGAAAAGGGAGAATACCTCGGAACCCTTGAAGTAACCCAAGACATCGCCCCGATACAACAAATCACCGGTGAAAAGAGGATATACGACGAGGAATGA
- a CDS encoding cupin domain-containing protein produces MVYRVSDTPNLMQGPIDARRFYESKKAIVAQITLQPGGKLEKHSSKEFALLFVIFGKVRVEVGDHSYELEQDSLIEFPQNILHSVENVGDGVAKVLVVKIK; encoded by the coding sequence ATGGTCTACAGAGTATCCGATACCCCGAACTTAATGCAAGGTCCCATCGATGCGCGAAGGTTCTACGAATCCAAGAAAGCTATTGTCGCACAGATTACACTCCAGCCTGGTGGGAAACTTGAAAAGCACTCTTCAAAGGAATTCGCACTTCTTTTCGTCATATTTGGGAAGGTTAGGGTAGAGGTAGGGGATCATTCGTATGAACTCGAACAAGATTCCCTAATCGAATTTCCACAGAATATTTTGCACAGTGTCGAAAACGTGGGCGACGGAGTGGCGAAGGTGCTGGTGGTCAAGATTAAGTGA
- a CDS encoding glycerate kinase type-2 family protein — protein sequence MIIERVRKSVVPDNTVKDWLTKNIEKLQNRKGKLIVVSIGKAAWRMAKAAKEVLKDEIERGIIITKYGHSEGNIEGFEIYEAGHPIPDENTLNATKRALELTENLTQNDVVLFLVSGGGSALFEMPVDGISLKDIQKLNEALLKSGANIVEINTVRKHLSKVKGGRFAQHVHPAKVISLVLSDVLGDRLDSIASGPAYPDNTTSQQALEVLERYKITTSESILNALKQETPKELSNVETYIIGSVKVACDTAQNVAKELGYNTLILTTVLDCEAKEAGRFLGSIAKEIKENDRPVRKPAAVILGGETIVRVKGTGKGGRNQELALSFALSIDGLSDVVLCSFGTDGTDGPTDAAGGIVDGQTVQRIKQVGYRAESFLENNDSYNALKIAGDLLITGPTGTNVNDLIVLIVG from the coding sequence ATGATAATTGAAAGAGTCAGAAAATCTGTAGTTCCAGACAATACGGTGAAGGATTGGCTTACTAAGAACATCGAAAAACTCCAAAATAGAAAAGGCAAACTCATTGTGGTATCAATTGGAAAAGCAGCTTGGCGAATGGCGAAGGCCGCAAAGGAAGTTTTGAAAGACGAGATCGAAAGAGGCATAATTATAACTAAATACGGTCATTCGGAAGGGAATATAGAAGGCTTTGAAATCTATGAGGCAGGCCACCCAATACCTGATGAAAACACCTTAAATGCAACGAAAAGAGCGCTTGAACTCACGGAAAATTTAACACAGAACGATGTAGTGCTCTTTCTTGTTTCAGGCGGTGGTTCTGCACTTTTTGAAATGCCAGTGGATGGTATCAGTCTTAAAGATATCCAGAAATTGAACGAAGCGTTGCTAAAAAGTGGTGCGAATATAGTGGAGATAAATACCGTTCGGAAACACCTTTCAAAAGTCAAAGGTGGAAGGTTTGCTCAGCACGTTCATCCTGCGAAAGTTATCTCACTTGTTCTGTCCGATGTGCTTGGCGATAGGTTGGACAGCATTGCTTCAGGTCCTGCTTATCCGGACAACACAACTTCGCAGCAAGCATTGGAAGTGCTGGAAAGGTACAAGATCACTACAAGCGAAAGTATTCTAAACGCACTTAAACAGGAAACGCCAAAAGAATTATCGAACGTAGAAACTTACATCATAGGCAGCGTGAAAGTAGCTTGCGACACTGCTCAAAATGTAGCAAAAGAACTTGGTTACAACACGCTTATCTTAACAACGGTTCTTGATTGTGAAGCAAAAGAAGCTGGTAGGTTCTTAGGTTCGATAGCTAAAGAGATAAAAGAAAATGATAGGCCTGTTAGAAAGCCCGCAGCTGTGATACTTGGTGGGGAAACTATCGTTAGAGTTAAAGGCACTGGAAAAGGTGGAAGAAATCAGGAATTGGCACTTTCCTTTGCTCTTTCCATCGATGGTTTGAGCGATGTTGTCCTTTGCAGCTTTGGAACGGATGGCACCGATGGACCAACCGATGCTGCTGGGGGAATCGTCGACGGTCAAACGGTGCAAAGAATAAAACAAGTTGGCTACCGCGCTGAAAGCTTCTTAGAAAACAACGATTCATACAACGCACTCAAGATCGCTGGAGACCTTCTAATCACAGGTCCAACAGGCACGAATGTCAACGATTTGATCGTGTTGATTGTTGGTTAG
- the tsaB gene encoding tRNA (adenosine(37)-N6)-threonylcarbamoyltransferase complex dimerization subunit type 1 TsaB has product MENYSNLKVFSLDTSSPRVVACYFDSEKKIMIELETKAKHGIQVSQVVEKLKEVDFNSLDVIGVGIGPGGLTGLRVGISFALGLGIGKRFVRISSLKLIAMNALASNGYIGVVRKAREGYLYAGLYHAENGKLHTLVEPFIESIDVVRERFKSYNQLLLLGDGAEYFKDYGIVFEQPTYSQYNFPSVRNLYLLTIEEIANGNFVDALHIEPLYLQKSIAELNFEKKLKQIQEK; this is encoded by the coding sequence TTGGAAAACTACAGTAATTTAAAAGTTTTTTCGCTTGACACTTCATCACCGCGTGTTGTTGCTTGCTATTTTGATAGTGAGAAAAAGATAATGATCGAATTAGAAACCAAAGCAAAGCACGGTATCCAGGTATCACAAGTTGTTGAAAAGTTGAAGGAAGTCGATTTCAACTCACTTGATGTGATAGGTGTAGGTATTGGACCTGGTGGCTTGACAGGTCTTCGAGTTGGCATATCCTTTGCACTCGGATTGGGAATCGGGAAGAGATTTGTTCGAATAAGTTCGTTGAAACTTATAGCAATGAACGCACTTGCCTCCAACGGCTATATTGGAGTCGTGAGAAAGGCAAGGGAGGGTTACCTTTACGCAGGGCTTTACCATGCCGAAAATGGAAAACTGCATACGCTTGTTGAACCCTTTATCGAGTCCATAGATGTGGTAAGGGAAAGATTTAAAAGCTATAACCAGCTACTTTTGCTTGGCGATGGTGCGGAATATTTTAAAGACTATGGCATCGTATTTGAACAACCCACGTATTCCCAATACAATTTTCCAAGCGTAAGAAATCTGTACTTATTAACAATCGAAGAGATAGCCAACGGCAATTTTGTGGATGCTCTACACATCGAACCACTCTATTTACAAAAGAGTATCGCTGAATTGAATTTCGAAAAAAAGCTAAAACAAATTCAGGAAAAATAA